cacaaaaccgcgaaaacttaccacgtcaaagtgacgcgtacgcgttaaagatgcattattatcccacgcctgctgtgcaaccagtgggccagccggatcgccagtgctcggcacgagtgtgagccgttcgggtaAGCAGCTGTTCCTGccctgcgtcacctgcctcctcggttaggAAGaaacgttaccctcggaactgttcagtgcacccattacatcgcgaacaaagctgaattttctagtgaataggcgcaggctgccccgttccgaaaggaataaaatatggctgccgccgatcggtctggcactggctactcgctcctgccggagacaatgggtgtatttgcgtgtaataaaactttttgcgcggccgtgtaacgttttccagaaatttcggcacgtttacgacctcgttctgacaactcttctttgctggggatccgttttagcgtcattcttaagcttccgttgcatgccgccgcgatagtcgacgagccaccgcaagctaagtaagagaaagcggaccaatcacagacaccggcaccacgctcttcatccggttatcgatattcagtgcagcggctcggccccatagagtccctctccacttgagcatgctcctggcctcttgtgagccaattagataagacaagccgctcactgcaggcaatgttattcgttttacaagcaaacaaaagtgacctcctatgaacaaggagagcatttgattggtctgttcaggcagccctgcgggtgactgcccgatgcttgagtcggcggttacgcaaatttgacgtcaggagattggaataaaacatattggaataattttacgttatacggcGCCATGTCGCATACAAGTGAGAAGTCTCGATAGCGTTATACTGCTGCGCAATGATTCTTATTATACGCTAGAAAATACGAGCTCTCCAGCAGCTCCCAGAAGCCAGAGCCTGAGTGATCGTCGGGCAGCAATCTTATGTTCCTTTCAGAACAGGGAAGTCTCCGCATGTTCAGAAAAAAGAAgttcggttttgttcggcatattattacGTCTTTAgggcgcacacgtcactttgacggaaTGAGTTTCCGTTTCTTTGTGACGTAACCCGAAAGATAGCGAAAAGGCCGCACCCCAAACCTTTGGTCAGTAGCAGAGGCCACACGAGAAAAAGGCGACCAATCAGaaataatttatttacttattttttttatttattgatactgcaatccccaccgggattttagcagggtgggttACAATACATGAGAGAAAATACAACATAATGGCAAACgaaatatatgtacatgcctAGGTCACAGTCAAGAAAGAATAAATTCTTTCATCAACAAAGAATTGGTTTTCTTTTATTCGGTCtcatcatgcataatcattgtggaCACGTCATATGACGTGGCGCActatcgcggttttgtgacgtcgcttgacaggttGGCATTGTACGGGGCAGACCATAAGTTTTTCGCCCAATCgctgagggctgattgcagaattgcagCGCAAAAATTGGGAATAGCTTTGTGTAGGAAAATAATTTTCGCGCAATCACAACTCATACGACGTGCACAGACATCCTAGGATTTCTTAATTGAAAAACGTAGTTATTTTAGTGATGGTGTGTAAATTATGTAGATAAAGCTAACGTTACCCAGCTTTTTAAAATAAAATCGTGCATTACCAGTGCGcaaacaatgttatttttttcagtAGTGAAATAGCGCACCAGAAGAATTCTTTGCATTAATGTAAAATTGATAATTACATTAGAATATTTACTCAACTATTTAACTACTGCATTGAGGGTGCGAATTTTGATAAGGAAGTAATATTGGCGTTCTAACATCGAATATTCACTTCGTTTCCGTGTGCTATGCCATGGGTTATTATTTTTTACGCACTATAAATGAAACGTGCGAAGATTAAAAAGTAGCCACGCGATTACGTATCCACACGCCGCAACACCCTTGGTCCCCAGCGTTACACGGTCGAAATAACTCGGCTCAGGACAAAGGATTTACCACAGTTCTATGCAACATAAGATTACActtctttcctaatttcttaTTTCATCTAGTTGTTCTCAACGGCTCCATCACATAAACTCTGGGGATATTACCCATCTCCATATGCACGTATTATGCAGTAGAAAATTTACACCCACGTGCCTTCAGGTGGGGTAGGTAGCGTGGACGACAACCAACAACAAGATCCACCTCTGGAGCGGGCATTACCTGACTGTGCATTTGATTCGTAATTTATTTACAGGTACCTTTTGTTGCTGTATTCAAGCCATTTGATTTGCCCATGTTACAGCTGATAAATGAAAGTTTCCTCTGAAGCGGAAGCATCTACTTCGCTTTAAGGCAGTTAGCTAACATTGTCGCACTGACGTGTTAGGTTCATTCACCATCTCCTGTACTTTACTTCAAAGCCATTCACGGTTGTCTGATTGAATTTTTTCTTAGGTCTGTAGCAATTCTTTCCCACTTTTTCGCAGTTTCCTTGCATGACAGAATGTCTCCATTTCCCGCTGACTCCGCTGTAACTGCTCCACTCCAGCCGCAGTTCATTCAGTAGCACGGCTTCCTAATTTATGACGCGATAATAATGTTTTAATGATTACGTTAGTAATAGGCGCATAATAAAGAAGTACACTTATTTGTCGAAGCAGAAAATAGTTTAATCACCCTAGtaaattattatatttattttctGCCTACTGCTCAAGAACTCGCAGCTATGACGCATGTCTTGCCCTCTTATTGCCACCAAGCATATTAAAGGATCATTAGCTGGCCTTGTCAAATCATACACGAGTGCAGACCTATATTTGTGGTGGGCGACCGCCATGTTCACCTTCCTACTACTGCTAATTTCAACGCGCGAACTAGTGCGATACAAGCTAAGGCAGAGGAAAAAACAGGACACGGTGCCGAATATTGCTGGGACCAAAGTTGGGTAGTTCTCTCTGACCTCTGCGCGTTGATACCAGTCAAAACGCAGGCGCAGCGTTACACTTTGTAGGCAATAACTGTTTTACTCTTTTCCTCCTAACAACTCATACGACGCGAGTGGGAAAAGATGGGATGCCTGGAGCTGCGTGATAACGGGCATGTTTTCAGAGTTAAGCGTCGCGCAGTAGACCATTAGTCACACCAATCGCATCACTATGACACAGCTTCGCTTAGAAAACCCTACCTCCTTTGTCGCTCTAAGCGGGCTGTGAAAAGATGCTTTTACAGCACCGAAAACTTTTCTTGCGCAATCccgctacattttttttaaaagaggTTAGGCGTTGGTGTTAAGCACTCTAAAAAGTTCTTTAATAAATTGGCACGAAGACTACTTTGTTCAAGACACATTCTGTGGCCTTCTGCAGTTATTGATGTTTTATAGAGAGACTTGGATTCGGCAGCAATGAAGCAGGCGTGCGTTGGGAAAAATGGGCCAGCCTGATACAGAAGTCCGACATTTCAAGTTCTGAAATAGCTGTAGAATCAAAAGAAAATCACTCTGTTATCGTCTCCTGCCGACCAACTGGAAAAAATGCCGCGAAAGATGCAACACAAATTACATTTTATTCATGGTCAACCTCGTCGGCATTATGGTTTCCTCAGTTTTTTTCAGTGAGACTCACCGTCAGTGGACGCAACGAGGTATTTACCGTCATCCTTTTTCTTGGAAGTTGACCCCCTCAGCGTACAATATTTGCCAGGTTAGAAGATCTTGCAATATTTCATTCCACCTATTCCAGTCTTCTTTCCCATATCCTACTCTCATCAAGGGAAGCTGGAAATGGGAGAAATTTTATTTCACTTGGAATAGTCTTCCTGATGTATTCTATGAGACGTTGACCTGCTCGTAGTATACTACCTGTGGATGACACCACGACGAAAGCTTACGACAATTTCATTTGTCAATCACTCTGTAACTTCTCTACTGAAATTATTCTCCGAAACCTGTCCAGTCCTCCGCACTTAACAGAAATAAAAGTATTAATAGTGTTCGAATATACTTTCTAACCAATTTTTGTGAAAGAAACTATCGGCTCTCTCATGGCAATCTTCTTCCCTTAACGTTGTTACGGAAGGCTAAGTAATAGAAATGAACACGTGTACCCCAACCCTCCTCCAAAATTGAGGGAATGGCTGCAGCTAATATCTCTGAATATTTTTTTGGAATTTTCGCTCAAGACCAGCGCTTACTTCTCTGCTCGCCTATAGAAGAGCAATGACGACACGAtgtgccaataaaaaaaaataacaaccaAAGCACTCCAGCAACGTAAGTGATTTTATTTGGTTCCTTGAAGTTAGAAAAAATGGCATGATTACAAGACAGTGTTGGGTTTCACGTTGAGTTTCCGTGTCGCGACAGCGTTATTTTTTATTGTGCATATTTCACTCAAGTGCCTTACTGAAGGACCTGCCAATATTAAACGGAAATTGGTTGTCCCAAGCTTCTTGAAGAACACTTGGTAGGAGTGCGCTCAGCGCTTCAACAGTATGGTGCACACCAGGCCCAAGACCTTTTACAACAACACGGATGGTCTGTGTTGTAACAGGAAGCGCACGTTTGAATTTCAGGTTCACTCCTTCGCCAGTGGACTCGGCAATGGTAAATTGGGCTGTGAACCGCACGAACATGGAGCGAAGAAGTAACTCTCCTTGTTGACCAGAGCAAGTCTTAAATGGCGTGGAGAATTCTATAGGTTCAATATTGTAGAAGTCCACTTGAACCATGCGCTTTCCTTTGGCGCAGTAAGGAATTGGGGCACCGAATGGGCGGAGTTTCTTCAGGCCACGCATAGTAATTCTTCGACTGACATCAATTCCTGGGAGGAGAGAGTGGAACCCCTCTGGGCCGTACTCGAGGTCTTCTGGAAGGTTGGCAAGCAGCTTGGAAAACATCTCGTCATCCAGTCGGACGCCAGAGAAGTTACATGGATCATCTGAAAATGGAAACGTAGCAGCAAGCGCTTAGTTCAATTCAGCGAAACTGTTTCTTGCAAGGACAATTTCCAAGCTATTATTGGCCTCGTTATAGCACGACTACTGCACTGCCCCAATCAGAAAGTTGGCATTCAGAGGATTGAGAAACTATGTCATTATTTTGCTGAATCCCTCGGAAATGGTTGTAGCTACACGTAGGGGTCTGTCAAAAATTACATGAAGGCAACGACGTCTACCAGCGGATAGGCGAGAGCGGCACTCCCACGTCTCAAGGTTAGATGATTGATTCTATCGGGGAATATATGGATGTTTTCGACTGGTATCTTCGCAATAAACCCATGTCCCCACCTAATACTTGTTTTCCCACAATATACGCATCGTTAGTTTGCTTCATGCTTTTCCTCAGGATTGGTGGTGGGGGCTGTCACAATTATAGCGGTTActcattgtatgtatgtatgtatgtatgtatgtatgtatgtatgtatgtatgtatgtatgtatgtatgtatgtatgtatgtatgtatgtatgtatgtatgtatgtatgtatgtatgtatgtatgtgcttcTGCCCCCGCGCTCAATGGTTCTCCAATTTTGCTAATATCCATGGTTATCATAAATAAGTTTTAAGCATTTTTTAATCGTCACCTGTGGCACAAAGCATATTTGTACTCTTTGTGTTATATGCCTCGAAGCGTCTGACactacttgcatgagaaatcgaaatgcctaatcgactaataaaaaaaatcgaatgtTCACTTTTTCATAGATAATTTACGGCACACACTGCAATCTGTAAATTGCAGCTGGTGATGTTGCAAGgtatatccacttggaacaaattttgagCAGCCATTGGCCTTGAGATATACGCCTTCAATGGatcggtaaaaatgcactgttgtttcacttaTTTTTTTATCAATACATTCTTTTTTGCACTGAAGCTCAAAAGTGATTGGAACGCCCACCTATCTCACTCTTTTAAAATGGATATTTCGGAAATTGGTATCATCCTGAAATAGCATTCTAAGTTAATGTGCCTTTCGAACTCACCGatcacaattcgtaaattgcaatacgccTCGTAATGTATAATTAAAGAAGATAgtttgttatttttgttattaACCGATTATGCATTTTTAGTTCCCATCCAAAAAATATGCGCCGCTAGAAATAACCCACCTCAAGGGCTACAATTAGGCTACCTGTGATAGATATTGTCACAGTCTATAATGTGGAAAGAGGACACTGTGTGTGACCTTGTAGATCACGCAGAAGATTGGTTGTTCTATAGTTCTTGGCTTCatcattaaaagccatctgtgatAGACATAGCTTCTTGCTTCCCATAttatcattggtggaggtgcggagtaatcacttgcgcaagacggcgCACCGCAGCGGAGGTAACCTGGctgccatgtcatccgaaggagagttTTCAACCACGGACCCGTCGGCGCCACCGAAGGTCATCTTGCGCCAGCCTgacgaccctggcatgtttttcggtattgacaacgttgacgtcgataaCTGGTTGCACGATTACGATTGGGTCAGCGCACACATTAGGCGGCATAACAGGCTTACGCATGGTAATATATTATTTTACCTTAAGATAACAGCGTGGGTCTGGTTCGagacacacgaagaagagattacaagCTGAAACCAGTGCAAACAGTCTAAGAGGTTTGTTGGGTGAGCCCGTCAGCCTCCAACGTGCTGCCGAGAAGGACATTGGGGCACGTGTACAGAAGTCTCTGAATTGTACGTGGCGTACATCCAGGAATACCTCACTCTTTGCCGCAAGGTGGATAATAATATGGCAGATGCCGACAcggtcagccacgttttaaaaggcaaCGTGGGCGACGCGTTTAACCTTCTTGTTTACAGGAATATCACAACGGTCAATGATATCTAAGTAATGTCGCTGTTTTAAAGACGCGAACAGCCGttgcatagttcaacagtttacgcttCTGCCCAATACCGCAGCTTCCTCGACGAGCGAACGCAATTTACCACGTGAGCCCAGCTCCTCcaagaacgtcgtacgtatcgaccggcgagaaatcgaagcagcgtctcctgccatgCCAGTGACCTGGTGCCTTGATGATTATCGGCCGCTCGTGTCTCTCATTGAGTTGGTCTTTGGCCAAGAATTTCCCAATGTGGGTCTTCCGTCTATCTACTCCACCAATCTTTGCTTTGATCTTTCACAATCTTTGACTTTGCTTCGTATGCAGCCTCTGCTCCTGTTTACCGGAGTCAATGTGGTCCCTATCAGAGCTATCGCAGCCtggccgaatggcgcacacatgatGATAGACCCACCTGCTTTTattgtggacgtgtgggccacatctctcgccactccCGATGTTCCTGGCCAGCCAAGCCTCGACCAAGATTTCCCACCTACTGCCACCACCTACTGGATCCTCGCCTACCTGCACTCTCCAACGAGGTTGAAGatgcacctgacaacgctcgactCACTGTGACTAGTCGCTCGCCTTCCCCAGGTTACCGTCGCCACTCTCCGATGGGAAAtcaactggggcagctcctgcaGGTGATGCTGCTCTAGCACCCCCGCCTGAAATCCCACCGCTGACCCTGCCttctaatcggaaccttctgtaCGTGGACGTGGATAGTTTGTCccttacagcactcatcgacactggagcgcaAGCTTACATCATGAGTGCGGAGTTTCGAACGGGCTTGAAGAAAGTGCTGACTCCAGATCTAACTCGACAGCtgcaggtcgccgacggtggaactgcGGCTGTGCATGGAGTACGTACTGCACGTGtgagtgtcgccggtcgccacacgtctgttttctttagtgtgctcgaacattGTCCTCAGGATAGGATCGTCGGACTCGATTTTCTTACCGCCTATTCTGGTCTGATTGACTGTTCAGCTGGTGTTTTGAAACTTTACAAGCCCATTCCCGTTGGCCTTCTCGCTCAAGCTCCAACTGAGGTTTGTTCTGCGGATTTTATTCACCTCCCGTCCCTAGCAGCAACCTGCATTATTGTTTTAGCCTGCCAATCAATATcagacggagactatgtccttacttcCGCGACTTCAGTCCAGCTTTCTCACGATGTCTGCTTCCCACACACCGTCGTTTCTGcagcggacaatcagacatgtcttcccatcctaagtTGCGGACAGTGCCCtcaagtacttcctcgaggcaggtctcttgccacgttgtcaccgtcGCCTGAGTGCCACATTGCCGCTCTATTTGCTGCGCCGTCTTCGAGCAGtactcattctgcgccttctgcatcggCCCTGCCCGACCACATTACAAACAACATTGCATGGGACTTCTCAACATAGCGAGCCGCAGAGCTTCGTGGCTTCCTGGAGTcgtactccgacattttcgacctgaacgatgGCACTTTGGGTCGAACTAccgtcgtgaagcatcgtataattACCGGCAATGCAACACCTGTTCACCGAGGCCCATACTGGGTGTggccctctgagcgacaagttattaAGAACGAGGAATACAAAATGCTTGCCAAAAgagattattgaacactcttccagccagTGGGCTCCTCCCGTTGTTCTCGTCAGAGAGAAGGATGTCACAGTCTGTAACGTACGAGCAAGAGGACACtaatggtggccttggagacgtcGAAGGGTTTAGGTTGCttgatgctctacgcttgttggcacCGCCTTTAGATGCCCTCTGTGAATAGCGGTAAGCTTCTTTCTTCCCgaaagtatatatattttttttaattttgtaaaACGTAGAAATGATTGCCAAGCGTGTCCCTCTACTCTGGAGAAATGACAATATACACGGTTACTTTTTTCTGTTCATTATATAATTGCATCTGCAAGCCCCAATGCCATCATTTTATTACTGCATTTAGTGTGTCTGAATCACACGTGCTGGAAATACTAGAAGTATATGCTTTCTTCCACCGGCCACCTTAAAAAAATACGAAACACAAGCTGATTAAACAAGTAACACTCTATTGAAGGGAAGTTTGCAGGTTTGCCTCATACCTCGGGCACATGAAGCGCAATTGTTGTTGCTTATTTCGTTTCGAACACAATGTTTTTATGCTTCAAAACATATGAAAACAAACCCATTCACGCGAATAAATTTTTTAAATATAACCGTGCCGAGGTACCGAACACTGCGGCGATCGTGGTAGAACTTGAGCAACAGACTTATCTCGATTAAGGAGATATATTCACATTCAAGCATTATTCTTCTATGGGATCTCTGATTTTAATCGTGAATTATATCGTGCACTATAGTGGCTTCTACAGCTGTATTCAATATAAGGAAGACTACTGCACGAAGCAATTTAAGGTTATCGCGTAGGCTCATTTGCCTAATGGTTTTCACCATATTATTTCTACGGTTCACTGATCTTTGCCTATCTTCACCTAAAGCCTTAACGACAAGGTAAATGAGCCGCGCCAGCAACCCGTCAGGAGGATGCGATGCTGCATGGAAGACACTGATTTTGCACTGATGAGAGTAATGAACCCTCGTCAAGCGCCACAACCTGATCGTAGTATGTGCATAAGCTCGCAGGAAACTACTCTTAGTCCTGTGTTCTTTACACATACTGCCCACTTCTGCAATGGGGTGTTATATTTCCCTTACATGACAGTAGCATCTTCCCTGAATATTTAACAGACACTGAAAAATATTGTTTCAAGCTTTCTGCAGGCGCCGCTCGCATCAAGTGATCCTTAAGGCTTTATCCGTTTTTCAACGCAGATTTTAGCCTGGTTTATTAGAGGGGACAACAGCTAAAATTCGCTCCATACTGTAAAGCTCTTTATTTCGAATGTAAAAAAACCACCTTCAGAAATTCAGTTCATtagctatgcaacacatgcaatTGGTAATGCTATTTTCCGAAATGATAAATATAGGTGGAATTTCCTGCGACTCGTCTAATATGAAACTACAGTATGTGAATGAACTACCACGTGTAAGACAACCGAGAAACACAGAGCTACTCACAACTTGCACCACACAATGATGTCTTTAGAGAATCGTTATGTACACTGAAGCAGCTGTTCTGAAGAACGAAGGACTGTTTGCATCCATGAGACCCGCGAAATCCGGATCCTCGCCAGCTTCGTGGCCGTTAATGAGTTACATGTCGCAGACCGTGCCATTATCGCTACTTATACTATGTCTATATAGCAATCATTCGAACTTCTAGCAATTCTTTATACGCTGTAAAGCGGCAGAAGCATATGGAAGGAAAATGGTGCATATAAGAATTAATTGCACATTCGgcagatttcatttcattttgaaATCAAGGTACAGTGGGCACAGACACCCAGTCCCATCCACTAAGACTACTATAATACAGACAACAAGATCCCTCAATGTGTTCCTTCACCACACAGCCGCCAAATTGCATTTGCTTCGACGCGACGTTTGAGTCCTTCTAACCCTAAAATCTCTTCTTCGACGGGATTCACGTGCTTCAAGCCATTCCCTTGCCTGTGATAACACTCAGGCTTAGAACGTTAATTTGGGAGACATGGGTAAGGAGGGAGAGGGGAGTTTGCTTGCTCCTTCCGTAATCCCGCTTGGGCCGGAACAGCTGACATCGCTGCAAAGTTCGCAAGTTCTCTGTACACGTGTCGTAAGCGGAAGCCCATGATATGATGTGGCGGTTCAGGGTGGAAATATTCTCCCAATATATACCTAACGAGAACGATGACCGGCGCTGCGAAGCTCTGTTATGCATCGGACACCTACACAGCCCGCCTGTTCTGTCTAACAACGGTTGATTATTTGATTATTGTACATAGGCTAGTACTAGGCAACTGTTCTTTTTGATATTACGCAAAAGCGTTTATGTT
The sequence above is a segment of the Dermacentor variabilis isolate Ectoservices chromosome 7, ASM5094787v1, whole genome shotgun sequence genome. Coding sequences within it:
- the LOC142586972 gene encoding uncharacterized protein LOC142586972, coding for MMGLTKFLGVIAFFSSSCAAMLYRTDDPCNFSGVRLDDEMFSKLLANLPEDLEYGPEGFHSLLPGIDVSRRITMRGLKKLRPFGAPIPYCAKGKRMVQVDFYNIEPIEFSTPFKTCSGQQGELLLRSMFVRFTAQFTIAESTGEGVNLKFKRALPVTTQTIRVVVKGLGPGVHHTVEALSALLPSVLQEAWDNQFPFNIGRSFSKALE